In the Anaerolineales bacterium genome, one interval contains:
- a CDS encoding TetR/AcrR family transcriptional regulator, which produces MSPGETEVPEKRAAIITATLDLIARRGFHNTPMAMVAKESGVSAGTIYHYFASKEDLIFELYKEIKSNMIHAVLADYSAQTPFQERFVHWWRQLVRYYIDHPKETKFLEQFEISPYYDPRLQEIFADDLMPFITSFFIVGMQDGELKNIPLEISVELSFGVAISLATQHIRGTIELDDETIDDAANACWDAIAK; this is translated from the coding sequence ATGAGCCCAGGCGAAACGGAAGTGCCCGAGAAACGAGCCGCAATTATAACGGCGACTTTGGACCTGATCGCCAGGCGCGGATTCCACAACACGCCTATGGCAATGGTCGCCAAGGAATCCGGCGTGAGTGCAGGCACGATTTACCATTATTTCGCCAGCAAGGAGGATTTGATTTTCGAGTTGTACAAGGAGATCAAGTCCAATATGATTCACGCCGTTTTAGCGGATTACTCGGCGCAGACTCCCTTCCAGGAACGATTCGTCCACTGGTGGCGGCAGCTCGTTCGTTATTACATCGACCATCCAAAAGAAACCAAGTTCCTGGAGCAATTCGAGATATCTCCCTATTACGACCCAAGGCTGCAGGAGATCTTTGCGGATGATCTCATGCCCTTCATCACCTCCTTCTTTATAGTGGGCATGCAAGACGGCGAATTGAAGAACATACCGCTGGAAATCAGCGTCGAGTTGAGCTTTGGCGTCGCCATCTCTCTGGCAACACAACATATTCGCGGCACGATCGAACTCGATGACGAGACGATCGACGATGCCGCCAACGCCTGTTGGGATGCAATCGCAAAGTAA
- a CDS encoding oxidoreductase: MKSKFTLEGMPNLTGKVAIVTGANRGIGYETAAALAAKACTVILACRNEDKGKSALQKIVRTYPFAKVESIRLDLAALVSIHRFAMEFKRRHDRLDMLINNAAIMNVPFERTVDGFESQFAVNHLGHFALTGLLLERIIDTPRARVVTASSWGHRFGVIDIDNLNSEKRHDPDGAYARSKLANLLFTYELQRLIERAGVDAIATAVHPGWTATHLPDGWSSSKFRLDWWLIRMLNPILGQPPKMGALPTLYAATALDVRGGGYYGPGSWAGLRGHPKLLRSGGRSYDTELAVELWKASERLTGVKYDWFASSTERKRVKMGEALNIER; encoded by the coding sequence ATGAAATCCAAATTTACACTTGAAGGCATGCCGAATCTGACCGGCAAAGTCGCCATCGTCACCGGTGCAAACCGGGGCATCGGCTACGAAACGGCGGCGGCGCTTGCAGCCAAAGCCTGCACGGTGATACTCGCCTGCCGCAACGAGGATAAAGGCAAATCGGCGCTTCAAAAAATCGTGCGGACGTATCCGTTTGCGAAAGTCGAATCGATTCGCCTCGATCTCGCCGCCCTCGTTTCCATTCATCGCTTTGCGATGGAATTCAAGCGACGCCACGATCGATTGGATATGCTCATCAATAATGCGGCGATCATGAACGTTCCCTTCGAAAGGACGGTCGACGGTTTTGAATCGCAGTTCGCCGTCAATCACCTGGGGCATTTTGCGCTCACCGGTCTGCTGCTCGAGCGCATCATCGATACACCCAGGGCAAGAGTCGTCACGGCGAGCAGTTGGGGGCATCGGTTTGGCGTAATCGATATTGACAATCTTAATAGCGAGAAGCGACACGATCCGGATGGCGCTTATGCGCGCAGCAAACTCGCCAATTTGCTGTTTACTTACGAACTGCAGAGGCTTATCGAACGCGCCGGCGTCGACGCAATCGCCACGGCGGTCCATCCTGGTTGGACGGCGACCCACCTTCCGGATGGTTGGAGTTCATCCAAATTTCGCCTGGATTGGTGGTTGATTCGGATGCTGAACCCGATTCTCGGCCAGCCACCGAAGATGGGCGCTCTACCCACGCTCTATGCGGCAACCGCACTGGACGTTCGAGGCGGCGGTTATTACGGTCCCGGGAGTTGGGCAGGACTGCGCGGGCATCCAAAGTTGTTGCGATCCGGCGGTCGTTCCTACGACACAGAGCTTGCCGTCGAGCTTTGGAAAGCATCCGAGCGTTTGACCGGCGTTAAGTATGACTGGTTCGCATCATCGACGGAAAGGAAGCGGGTCAAAATGGGCGAGGCCCTTAACATTGAACGATGA
- a CDS encoding DUF1330 domain-containing protein, which produces MPAYFIAEIEIEKPKLYAQYVERAAPIGERFGGRYIFRSESIHSVSGDWSPDRMIVIEFENKEKILECFSSDAYRKIAPLREGSTQSRSIIVQC; this is translated from the coding sequence ATGCCGGCTTATTTCATCGCCGAGATCGAGATAGAAAAGCCCAAGTTGTATGCGCAGTACGTCGAAAGAGCTGCCCCGATAGGAGAGCGCTTCGGAGGACGATACATTTTCCGCTCGGAGTCGATTCACTCGGTTTCCGGCGACTGGTCTCCGGACAGAATGATCGTGATCGAATTCGAGAACAAAGAGAAGATTCTTGAATGCTTTTCTTCGGATGCGTATAGAAAAATAGCACCATTGCGGGAAGGTTCGACGCAATCGAGGTCGATCATCGTTCAATGTTAA
- a CDS encoding sulfotransferase domain-containing protein — MKRKLSEYPRKKREHWHHLLDPTIWNEFEFRKDDVFIVSYSKSGSTWVQQIVAQLIWNGAEGIVLSEVSPWIDCRFPSREERLEIADKQTHRRFLKSHLPADMLVISPGAKYIYVGRDGRDVLWSLYNHHCIMKKDVVESIDSVPERTGPPLGEPPSSVVDYFRDWMSMDGYPWWPYWEHVRSWWEIRDLPNVMLLHFSNLKRDMPTEIRRVAAFLEIALDATKWDVILEHCSFAYMKAHADQSVPFGGDIFKGGGKRFMHKGVNGRWRDMLSAADIDAYEQTAREKLGGECARWLSTGEK, encoded by the coding sequence ATGAAGCGAAAGTTGAGCGAATATCCTAGAAAGAAGCGGGAACACTGGCACCATCTGCTGGACCCGACGATCTGGAATGAGTTCGAATTCCGTAAGGATGATGTTTTCATCGTTTCCTATTCGAAGTCCGGATCGACATGGGTGCAGCAGATCGTGGCGCAGTTGATCTGGAACGGAGCGGAAGGCATCGTCTTGTCGGAGGTGTCTCCCTGGATCGATTGTCGTTTTCCGTCCAGAGAAGAGCGATTGGAAATTGCCGATAAACAGACACACCGCCGCTTTTTAAAAAGCCATCTTCCCGCAGATATGCTGGTAATCTCACCCGGGGCGAAATACATCTACGTTGGCCGGGATGGGCGCGACGTGCTGTGGAGCTTGTACAACCATCATTGCATCATGAAAAAAGACGTCGTTGAATCGATCGACAGCGTGCCCGAACGAACGGGTCCGCCACTGGGGGAACCCCCATCCTCCGTAGTCGATTATTTTCGCGATTGGATGTCGATGGACGGCTACCCGTGGTGGCCGTATTGGGAGCACGTTCGCTCGTGGTGGGAGATCCGCGATCTCCCCAACGTAATGCTGCTTCATTTTTCGAATCTCAAACGGGACATGCCTACGGAAATCCGGCGCGTCGCGGCGTTTCTCGAGATCGCCCTCGATGCAACAAAGTGGGATGTTATTCTTGAGCATTGTTCCTTTGCGTACATGAAAGCCCACGCCGATCAAAGCGTTCCGTTTGGGGGAGATATTTTCAAGGGGGGTGGAAAGCGTTTCATGCACAAGGGTGTCAACGGCCGCTGGCGGGATATGCTTTCAGCAGCGGATATCGATGCTTACGAACAAACGGCGCGGGAGAAGCTGGGCGGAGAATGTGCCCGCTGGCTTTCAACGGGCGAAAAGTAG
- a CDS encoding TIGR00730 family Rossman fold protein, whose product MKRICVFCGSSRGSRPDYVQSAHQLGRLLVRKKLDLVYGGARVGLMGEIADTVLAEGGEVIGVMPSFLLDKGVAHEGLSDLRIVASMHERKRVMAELADGFIALPGGFGTLEEFFEALTWAQLRMHPKPCGFLNTHQFYRRLLGFLDHAVDEQLLKKEYLSMIIVEDDPETLLEKFEVYHPPTIDKWIGL is encoded by the coding sequence ATGAAAAGAATTTGCGTGTTTTGCGGATCGAGTCGAGGCAGCCGGCCGGATTACGTGCAGTCTGCACACCAATTGGGCCGTCTTCTGGTTCGCAAAAAGCTGGATCTCGTCTACGGGGGTGCAAGGGTGGGGTTGATGGGCGAGATTGCCGATACCGTCCTGGCGGAAGGCGGCGAAGTCATCGGCGTAATGCCCAGTTTCCTGTTGGATAAGGGCGTTGCCCACGAGGGGTTGTCCGATCTGCGGATTGTCGCTTCCATGCACGAGCGGAAGCGTGTGATGGCGGAGTTGGCCGACGGTTTCATCGCGCTGCCCGGCGGTTTTGGGACACTCGAGGAGTTCTTCGAGGCGTTGACTTGGGCGCAGCTGCGAATGCACCCAAAACCCTGCGGTTTCTTGAACACGCATCAGTTTTACCGACGGCTTTTGGGATTTCTCGACCATGCGGTGGATGAGCAGCTGCTCAAAAAGGAATACCTTTCGATGATCATCGTTGAAGATGATCCGGAAACGCTGCTCGAGAAATTCGAGGTCTACCATCCGCCCACAATCGATAAATGGATCGGCCTTTGA
- a CDS encoding esterase: protein MQIFTTLGPRTSADLNMILPHEHIFVDLRTWDTPGYAQADRADVVLLMAPELRNAKAAGVTAIVECSTVGVGRRADLDRAVSEAADLPVVVPTGVYREPWIPDWVRDASGARLTDWMLGELQGEIEGSGVRAGWIKLSAGDEGITDCEAKVLRAAAAAGCETNAVIGSHTIRGRVVRDQLDIIESVGYTADRFIWIHTQAEPNFSLHLEMARRGAWLEYDWIGSQDERDIENIRRLLDAGLAGRLLLSQDRGWYDPALPGGGTPKSYTYLSEQFLPKLRAAGVSEGTIRQLTQSNPFTAFSR, encoded by the coding sequence ATGCAAATCTTTACGACACTTGGCCCCAGGACTTCCGCAGATCTGAATATGATCTTGCCGCACGAGCACATCTTCGTCGATCTGCGCACGTGGGATACGCCCGGATACGCGCAGGCCGATCGTGCGGACGTCGTGCTTCTCATGGCGCCTGAACTGCGCAACGCAAAAGCAGCCGGGGTTACCGCCATCGTCGAATGCAGCACCGTCGGCGTGGGAAGGCGCGCCGATCTCGATCGCGCCGTGTCCGAAGCTGCAGACTTGCCGGTCGTAGTCCCAACCGGCGTTTACCGTGAACCGTGGATTCCGGATTGGGTCCGCGACGCCAGCGGAGCGCGGTTGACGGATTGGATGCTGGGTGAATTACAGGGCGAAATCGAAGGGAGCGGGGTGCGAGCGGGCTGGATCAAACTGAGCGCCGGCGACGAGGGGATCACCGACTGCGAAGCCAAAGTCCTGCGGGCTGCGGCAGCGGCCGGCTGCGAGACGAATGCGGTGATCGGCAGTCATACGATCCGAGGGCGTGTCGTTCGAGATCAACTCGATATCATCGAGTCGGTGGGATATACGGCCGATCGCTTCATCTGGATTCACACGCAGGCCGAGCCGAATTTTTCGTTGCATCTGGAAATGGCTCGGCGAGGCGCCTGGCTGGAGTACGATTGGATCGGAAGTCAGGATGAGAGAGACATTGAGAATATACGTCGATTGTTGGATGCTGGTCTCGCGGGTCGATTGCTGCTCAGTCAGGATCGCGGCTGGTACGATCCGGCGCTGCCGGGCGGCGGCACGCCCAAGTCCTACACGTATCTATCCGAGCAGTTTCTGCCCAAATTACGGGCGGCAGGCGTTTCGGAAGGAACGATCCGCCAGCTCACGCAATCCAATCCGTTTACAGCTTTTTCTCGCTAG
- a CDS encoding VOC family protein, which yields MNRVHIVTLGVKDINRSLEFYRDGLGFSTTVDESDPPIVFFQSDGLTLALCPKGSLAEDIDENDPPQGQGFSGTTLGFVARNEGEVDRILQQAEKAGGTIVKSPQRAFWGGYHGYFADPDGYYWEVMSWENWRFKQDGSLDID from the coding sequence GTGAACCGAGTCCATATCGTTACCCTGGGAGTGAAAGACATTAACCGCTCACTCGAGTTTTACCGGGATGGTTTGGGTTTTTCGACCACGGTAGACGAAAGCGATCCGCCGATCGTTTTCTTTCAGAGTGACGGGCTCACCCTTGCGCTGTGCCCCAAGGGGTCCTTGGCCGAGGACATCGACGAGAACGATCCTCCGCAAGGCCAGGGCTTTTCGGGCACGACGCTGGGTTTTGTCGCCCGGAACGAGGGGGAGGTCGATCGAATCCTGCAGCAGGCGGAAAAGGCGGGAGGGACGATCGTGAAATCCCCGCAGCGCGCTTTTTGGGGCGGTTATCACGGATACTTCGCAGATCCGGATGGTTACTATTGGGAAGTCATGTCCTGGGAGAATTGGCGCTTCAAGCAGGACGGAAGCCTGGATATCGACTAA